atttaaggaTCTCCAATAAAGCATTTATTTCTGAGAAATAAAGATTCATTACGCCATATTCGAATAAAGCCCATATTACGTATTAATAAATATGCATTATAGTTAATAAATTGCTTTCTCAgtgtagcaagggttgaagcgctatgcgtccgtaacctacatcttaagttgtcccccttgaaacagaaatcgacctgtccgagcatttctatcgaaaaaatttatttcgtctgtaatctcgtctgtttcgttttcaatggcccactctgtatttTTATTCTTGGAATTGATTCTGGAGTTATCATTTACCTACACCCTGTATGTTCCTGATATTGCAGAAAATTTGGTCCATTAACTGGGAAGAGTATAGAACTGTGGTTAACTTCGTAATGATGGGGTTTGAAATGGTTaaatctgtatttttttttatacatatttgaaaaatatttctgttgAAATAAAATCGAGTTTATAGATGTAAAGTACCCTTACTAGGACGAGCAAAATGTTGTGGGTATCACTaggaaaaaatgaacaaaaattaatgaataataaGTCTGCATCCATCACACCATAACCTATTGAATCTTCGTGCCCCTCCTTCAAAGGATAATCAATCTCAGAATGCATTTTTCCTTTGAGTTGAATTATCTGAAAGCGATACACAACCGTCAAGTCATCGCACAGACCCGGAAAGATCATTGATTCGATCAAAGGGGTGATGGATTCATCAACCCTCTCTAAAGGAACGGCTCCTTCAAGAAGGGTTGAAATCAATCGGCCAATTTTAATCGATGGAGAATCACCGAACATGAATAATCATGAGTTGCAAATTTGGCGTAACGGACTGATTCTtaataataacaatttttaattttttattctcgACTAGTTGCTAGTCATCGCCAAGGGTTGAATCCAGGTAGATCCGGGAAGCTCCACTTGCATAAGTGGAGTTCGTTATTGAATGGTTCCGTGAAAGGGTGAAGtatcaattgattttttttcttaaatcgaTGACAGATTTTGGGAAGGAAGATTTATGATCATCCACCATGTGAAATTAGCTCTACAGAATGAATATTCCAGGGTGGATTACGATGGATCtctaaaattataataaacTGCGTGTATCTAacttgtacgaggatgtattgatatctagttaacctagaccagttccatgcataaaaaaaaatattgcgttaccatagcgacgaacaataactcattaaaagtgtcagtgtgaagatcGTCGAATtgtgctaaaacggatatctgaagcactgaatatttcatactaacGCTATCATCATATAGTGTTCACGttaatttgaacatgagaaaaattgctgcaaaatggatcccaaaatgtttgaatgttgaccaaaagcgtgcaagggtagaagtatcgcgttcgatctgtgttcgatttgaaaacgatgtagacttcttaaaccgagttgttactatggatgagactagggtacatttctatgatccagaaacaaagcaacaatcgatggaatggcgacactctggttctccaagacctaagaagtttcgtgtccaaaaatctgctggaaaggttcttgcttcagttttttgggattgccacggagtaatcatgattgattttttggatgagggtattCGCatataaccagagattactattcgacattactgaccactctacgagaaaaaatttaagagaaaagacgcgcaAAGCtacccaaaggtgtttttttttgcaggacaacgcccctgcacgcaaatctcatgttgccatgcaaaaaattcgtgatttatggtttgaattattagaaaaccccccttattctcaagatttggttccatccgactgtcatctctttcctcaactgaaaaaaagtttaaaaggtcgttaattttcttccaacgaggaggtaataaaagctgtggaggtctggtttgcagagcaagaaacattttttttgaaaggtttattgaaatgaaaataaagctCAAGTGAAGTCCATAAATTCCCCTGATGCTTCACAGGACTACAGGTGTGTCATCCTTCACAGATTAGAATCTTTCGTGTTGAGAAAAATCGTTTTTTCCTATTATCGGGTTAATATCAACTAACTACTTCCTCGATGGTAATTTACTGGTGTAAAACGGCAACACAATATCGTAGAATTAGGTTCTTCCTTGTCGCAACGGCGCACCGCATCTCCCGTATTGATTCCTCCCTCCAACACCCCCGTTTGATGGGAGTAACTCGGGTCCAGTGGCTCCCAGCATCCTCAACGCCACGAGGATGATCTTCGGAGCGAGAAAGAAAAAACGGTTGTGATTTATCATGCGACTTTTGTTCGAAGTGTACCTCCTGTTGTTTTTTTGTGTTAAGAAGAGCTGTACGAATCCCGATGCCAAAAGACTGTACGACGATTTGCTCAGTAACTACAATAGACTCATCAGGCCAGTCAGCAATAATACGGATACTGTTTTGGTGAAATTGGGGCTGAGGCTTTCTCAGCTGATCGAGCTGGTTAGTTTGCAGTTTAACGCTACCAGAAAAGTGGTGGAAATTTTGTGGGGATCTCCTGAGATGAACCCAAAAATAACTCAATAGTTATATACCCTTTTGTAGGGGACAATAAGACTGCGCTAATTgcaagaaaaaagataattttaTGAGTAGAAATAGATTCATACCATGAGATTTAAGGGAATTATGCGAAGCAATCTCTGACAATACATCAGAAGAAAAGACTTTTGGGGGGCGTGTCTAACCAAGAAATTCATCCACCAAATTGATATCATCTCACTAATTTGTCGGGATCAAAGGTTTATTTTTATCCTTCTTTATTTTCGCTCAGTTTCCTCGAATTATCCTAAAAAATCTTAAGTAAGGAATTGTGAGCTGATTCAGTCTGAACCCCAAAGATTTCTTAAATCCCGAATTGAAACTATAATTATCGAATTATTTCCATCTTTGTCGATCATTCCATCTAACTTTTCGTCAAGCATTCGCCACATACAGATTTGTCACTTCGGTTCATCAAATTATCAGTAAACATTTTGCTTCAGTTGAAAGTTTCGTATTCAAACTTGATTTTAGTTTATTTTCTCCAAATATGTTCGGATTTTTGGGGGACCATCAGACTTCATCTCATTTAATCATATATGGTCTTAGTTTCAAGCATATTTTCCTCGTTGAGCTactttttattcttgtttgtaCAGAGCGTTTCGAGTAAGGGTGTCCCTGAAGGTATCTTCAGTCTTGAATGGTATCCTCACATCGAATTTGTTGCCACTACTTCTCGTTTTATCGGATAAACTAACTTAttatgttctgtttctatcTGGTTGTCCCTAGTTTTCCTGGATTTTCAAGTAGTGTCTTCAATGGACGATAATTTCTCTTGTTTCTTTATCTTCAGATTTTCTACTGAAGAAAATTCTATATGTTAGGTAATAGACGCTTTTGGCCATCTCCAATTCAGTGTTGAGGTGAACAAAAAACGAAATTTGTAATTTGTTCAACGCAAAAGATGAAAAAATAGGAACTAACCATTACCaagtttcaaaatgaaaaaataaaaggaaaaaatatatttttatgttcacTAAAAGCAGGAGATTCTTGATATTAGATGCATATACTTATTTTGAATTACCAACTTGTTGTTTGGAACGTGAAGCATCAATTTCTCACCCCATGACTCCATCCATCACTGCCTTCGTAAAGTTGTAAATTTTGCGTTTTCGATCTTTCTTCATTGATGCATTTGATCGATAATAATATAACAACCTAATTTTCCTCCCATTTTTCAGAATTTGAAGGATCAGATATTGACTACGAACGTTTGGCTGGAACACGTGAGTgcaactttaattttttccccaaTTTTTGTGAGTATCATCTACTTTTTTCCAGGAATGGCAAGATCATAAGTTTATATGGGATCCCCAGGAGTATGGTGGTGTCACAGAGCTCTACGTGCCATCTGAACACATATGGCTGCCAGATATTGTTCTTTATAACAAGTAAGAGTCGATATTATAGAGAGTGTGTCCTAGCTAAATGAATTACAATAGGTAGTTGGTGAAAACTTATGAAGCATACCTTAAGATTTAGGTTTGATACACGATGAGGTTTTCACTTAGATAACAGAAAGAGTCTAAGGGATTTCAGCGGTTTTTGCTAGGGTGGTTTTAGGGTTGGCTTACTCTCTTTTTTTGTTAAGGACAATGAAAGACTACAcatcgaaaatttcatcaaatttttccTTTACTTCCAATTTCGTCAACAAAAACCCTATATTTCAAAAAGGTTACAGATTTGATCCCATGATTTTTCACGAACTATTAACATTATGGTCAAAGAACGTCTTTCACTTTCGCAGCATTTTTggtagacaccctgtatacaaattCTCATTCAATTACTGCATATTGCAACATTACAGCTAGGCAATATTTTGAgtccaaatttttttcttgattgtAGTGCAGATGGAGAGTATGTGGTTACCACCATGACCAAAGCTGTTCTGAGTCATACTGGTAAAGTTTTATGGACACCTCCAGCTATTTTCAAGTCATCCTGCGAAATAGACGTGAGATATTTCCCGTTTGACCAACAAACATGTTTCATGAAGTTTGGATCTTGGACATACGATGGAAACCAGGTGAGCAAACAAATGGTGATGGATATAAAGACGTTTTAGGATTACGATATTATGAGAATAAGAACAATGAGTTGTCCACGCATACTTCCATTTtttgttggtatttttatattttcaaaactAATTTGTACTAAGGCAACTATTCAAGGAGAAAGTAGTTCAGGATTGAATATTCAATCAtgaaggaaaagaaaaaatgagaATTCTTCGATGATTCAACAATGTTCATCCAGATTTCAAATAAGCCCAGTTCTCCAATTCATTGCGGGGTCGACTATTTTAAACAAATctatagaatttttttcagaaacgctCATTTGCATAACTGGGTTGACGAAAAACGACTTATATATTTATGTTAAATTTCAGATAGACCTGAAACACATAAATCAAAAGGTGGGAGAGAACAAAGTAGAAGTTGGCATAGATCTCAGGGAATACTATCCCAGTGTAGAGTGGGATATACTGGGTGTTCCAGCAGAAAGACATGAGAAATATTATCCTTGCTGCGCGGAACCATATCCAGGTAATAAAAAGATTAAAGAACTCTCTAGATAAGGTtgggaaataataataatcatttcattcccgtcaaaaatatatgaatttcaTTTGGGACAATcagaatttcatatttttccctTTCAGATATTTTCTTCAACATCACGCTAAGAAGAAAAACGTTGTTCTACACCGTCAACCTGATAGTTCCATGTGTGGGCATCTCCTACTTATCAGTATTAGTATTTTACCTGCCAGCAGATTCCGGCGAAAAAATAGCGTTATGTATCAACATCCTCCTATCGCAAACCATGTTTTTCCTCCTCATCTCCGAAATCATACCTTCTACATCCCTTGCCCTACCGTTACTGGGCAAATACATCCTCTTCACCATGGTGCTGGTGGCCCTTTCAGTAGTGATCACCATCATAATCCTGAACGTTCACTACAGAAAACCGAGCACTCACAAAATGGCACCTTGGGTGcggaattttttcataaagagTGTGCCCAAGTTGTTGTTGATGAGGGTACCGAAGGACCTTTTGACTGAACTCGCTGCCAATAAAATACCAAACAGCAGGCTCATGATGCAAAGGAACGAGCTTGGGTCCATGGATTCGAGCGGTTCGTCGAGCTCTTCCTCGTCTAGTTCATCGAGGCATAGAGTTGGAGGATGCAATGGGCTTCATTCTTCAACTACAAGGAACAGGTAAAACTCCCCGCAATGCACGTATAATTTTCATAGTATTTGGTATGCAGTAAAGCGCATGAAAGTGTAAATCAGCACTCCAGTAGTAAAAGACTCTCGTAGGAAAAGAAAGTGAGCCTTTTTTGTAAGCCATATTGTTGCTAAATTAATTTTTGTCCTTTATTCATTATGATCGATAATTTTATTTCTAAATTGTTCGAGAGACTTTCTCCAATTTAGGCTGAAAAATCACGTCTTCAAATATTTTGCATTAATGGCACACATCATGATGACTgttgagttataattttttgcaattcatatcttttttccAGACTAAGGGGTTTTGCAGGCGCTCTTGGGGGTCGTTTGGGATACAACGGTCTTCCATCAGTGTTCTCTGGACTAGATGAAAGTGACTCAAGTACAAGAAAGAAATATCCTTTTGAACTTGAGAAAGCAATACATAATGTTATGTTTATTCAACACCACATTCAGAGACAAGATCAATTCAATGCAGTAAGTAGGAGAAACATTTTTAACTCCTCCCATGAGGAGCATTCTATAACCGAAATTCTCCTCAGAGGTGTTACACAGAAATcataaaacataaatatattCTGATTTCTATGGGTTCTCACCACCGTTATCTATTTCCACAGGAAGATCAAGATTGGGGTTTTGTTGCTATGGTGCTAGATCGTCTCTTCCTCTGGTTGTTCATAATAGCATCCCTTGTTGGGACCTTTGCTATCCTCTGTGAAGCTCCAGCACTCTATGACGATACAAAAGCCATAGACCTGGAGTTATCATCTGTAGCCCAACAGCAATTTCTGCCAGATTTAGAATTTTAGAACTGGAATGTTATTAACTGCAATAACACCTTTCCCCGTTGTTGATATTGAATAAGATACATTGacatttatgaatgaatttattattaAATTTACAAAACTATCCAAATTTTACTTAAATTTTATTTCGAGGATTTCTCTTACAAGACCGTTAGTGTGTGACCATACTGTTTGATAACTGAAGATTCCCTCTTTgtctaaaatattcttgaaatcaaaAAGTCCACCGCCGGGGCCGAAATAGTGGGCTTTTGCTGCTAACAATCTGAGAGTGAATGtaagaaaaatttttaataGGTAAATAAAACTAATAGAATATCTTCATCAACCTTTTAAGGTACATTCAAACATTAAATTATATTACATTTTATTGTGGAACTCTCGATATAATTATGGAGCATTATATTCATAACGCTGCTAAATATAGCAAAGTGAAGATATATAATGAACGCTTGAGAAGTTTGAGTTTTTTGTCTGGCACATTGACTTTTTTGGTCTCTGTTCATACACATCTCATTCACTCATTTCTTACTTATAGATATTGGTTGAAAGTTCCGAAGTACACTTCGAAAATCATTTTCGTCTAAGATACTACGCTTATAATATAAATCTGTAGTCTAGAATAGCTATCAGAAAGGATAACACCATTTACATGAGAAAGTAAATA
Above is a window of Coccinella septempunctata chromosome 5, icCocSept1.1, whole genome shotgun sequence DNA encoding:
- the LOC123314196 gene encoding acetylcholine receptor subunit alpha-like 2 isoform X2: MHKGSLWNLKLENLKDQILTTNVWLEHEWQDHKFIWDPQEYGGVTELYVPSEHIWLPDIVLYNNADGEYVVTTMTKAVLSHTGKVLWTPPAIFKSSCEIDVRYFPFDQQTCFMKFGSWTYDGNQIDLKHINQKVGENKVEVGIDLREYYPSVEWDILGVPAERHEKYYPCCAEPYPDIFFNITLRRKTLFYTVNLIVPCVGISYLSVLVFYLPADSGEKIALCINILLSQTMFFLLISEIIPSTSLALPLLGKYILFTMVLVALSVVITIIILNVHYRKPSTHKMAPWVRNFFIKSVPKLLLMRVPKDLLTELAANKIPNSRLMMQRNELGSMDSSGSSSSSSSSSSRHRVGGCNGLHSSTTRNRLRGFAGALGGRLGYNGLPSVFSGLDESDSSTRKKYPFELEKAIHNVMFIQHHIQRQDQFNAEDQDWGFVAMVLDRLFLWLFIIASLVGTFAILCEAPALYDDTKAIDLELSSVAQQQFLPDLEF
- the LOC123314196 gene encoding acetylcholine receptor subunit alpha-like 2 isoform X1, whose product is MRLLFEVYLLLFFCVKKSCTNPDAKRLYDDLLSNYNRLIRPVSNNTDTVLVKLGLRLSQLIELNLKDQILTTNVWLEHEWQDHKFIWDPQEYGGVTELYVPSEHIWLPDIVLYNNADGEYVVTTMTKAVLSHTGKVLWTPPAIFKSSCEIDVRYFPFDQQTCFMKFGSWTYDGNQIDLKHINQKVGENKVEVGIDLREYYPSVEWDILGVPAERHEKYYPCCAEPYPDIFFNITLRRKTLFYTVNLIVPCVGISYLSVLVFYLPADSGEKIALCINILLSQTMFFLLISEIIPSTSLALPLLGKYILFTMVLVALSVVITIIILNVHYRKPSTHKMAPWVRNFFIKSVPKLLLMRVPKDLLTELAANKIPNSRLMMQRNELGSMDSSGSSSSSSSSSSRHRVGGCNGLHSSTTRNRLRGFAGALGGRLGYNGLPSVFSGLDESDSSTRKKYPFELEKAIHNVMFIQHHIQRQDQFNAEDQDWGFVAMVLDRLFLWLFIIASLVGTFAILCEAPALYDDTKAIDLELSSVAQQQFLPDLEF
- the LOC123314196 gene encoding acetylcholine receptor subunit alpha-like 2 isoform X3, which gives rise to MDVATGSWNCSNSIIFLRNRQPRQCNILQPTIKTSILNWGDFRNRDKKNLKDQILTTNVWLEHEWQDHKFIWDPQEYGGVTELYVPSEHIWLPDIVLYNNADGEYVVTTMTKAVLSHTGKVLWTPPAIFKSSCEIDVRYFPFDQQTCFMKFGSWTYDGNQIDLKHINQKVGENKVEVGIDLREYYPSVEWDILGVPAERHEKYYPCCAEPYPDIFFNITLRRKTLFYTVNLIVPCVGISYLSVLVFYLPADSGEKIALCINILLSQTMFFLLISEIIPSTSLALPLLGKYILFTMVLVALSVVITIIILNVHYRKPSTHKMAPWVRNFFIKSVPKLLLMRVPKDLLTELAANKIPNSRLMMQRNELGSMDSSGSSSSSSSSSSRHRVGGCNGLHSSTTRNRLRGFAGALGGRLGYNGLPSVFSGLDESDSSTRKKYPFELEKAIHNVMFIQHHIQRQDQFNAEDQDWGFVAMVLDRLFLWLFIIASLVGTFAILCEAPALYDDTKAIDLELSSVAQQQFLPDLEF